Within Bradysia coprophila strain Holo2 unplaced genomic scaffold, BU_Bcop_v1 contig_88, whole genome shotgun sequence, the genomic segment AATTCAGTTGGTTTTGTTAAGACAGCAATGTTTAATACGTTATTCACTTCATCAATTTGAGCAGAGGACAACCGAAGTTTATAATTAGCAGTATCAACATTATACCAAAAGAGTAGTCGTCTTACCGCACAACCGTACACTAAATGCATTGCATCGAGAGGTGATTGAGTTATACAACGTAACCCTAAGTGTTCCTCGACCAGCGACTGAAAATGGTGGTGCTCTGGTTGTATTCTGTcctcaaaattttcatccgtTCTCAGTGGAGCATCCAAGTCAGTGAAGCAGACCCGATTATTTTTGTGAACGCCGGTTACAGTGCATCGTCCACATCCGTAGTAGCCAGTTGGATATTTTATGCCTGATGAGAAACCACTTTTctgtttaataaattattcggTAAGCCGGAACATAATTTCGATGAAAACACAGACCTAGCATGTCGCATCGACCTGGAGCATCACCGAGAAATCTTCCCGGGCGAATTGCAACGACGTGGTTGTAGCCAATTTTTAAGCCTTGCTCTTTTAGCGTTTTCAGctcagaaacaaaatcactCGTGAAACAGTTGAAATCTTTCGGTTGACCAGTAGAACTGTAGTAAATCCCGACAAGAAACGGTCTTCCGATGCAAGGAGttctaattttacaccaaATAGGCCAAAACACATTATCAGTGCTGTCTGTCATTTCGACG encodes:
- the LOC119084716 gene encoding uncharacterized protein LOC119084716, with amino-acid sequence MHTPRDTAKLIRKVDPGHYIHIGIAEGVEFTLKQNLLDASELEIIVIDYDTDGVEMTDSTDNVFWPIWCKIRTPCIGRPFLVGIYYSSTGQPKDFNCFTSDFVSELKTLKEQGLKIGYNHVVAIRPGRFLGDAPGRCDMLGIKYPTGYYGCGRCTVTGVHKNNRVCFTDLDAPLRTDENFEDRIQPEHHHFQSLVEEHLGLRCITQSPLDAMHLVYGCAVRRLLFWYNVDTANYKLRLSSAQIDEVNNVLNIAVLTKPTEFARPVKDIRKYKRFKCTQLRQFLLYLCIVAMKKVLPKFQYEHLLLFVIGTRILSHERHFKENKASEQSERLLPLSPVQPHSQLNSLS